In a single window of the Etheostoma spectabile isolate EspeVRDwgs_2016 chromosome 3, UIUC_Espe_1.0, whole genome shotgun sequence genome:
- the zgc:114130 gene encoding mRNA decay activator protein ZFP36L1 isoform X1 has translation MPSFPLNQFADLEEMMCKQLLNLDLRDQNGPLPPLSLAMTTPGCIGQPRSNLSFSLSSLSCLPTDPSESVFLPSSQWGQQSESPLSSQLANSTQWGKSGFLAQRSISMVETSSTTATSLDWPGTDISQSQSDISHTALNTSSSSSTSSLSSSRYKTELCRSFNESGLCKYGGKCQFAHGLDELRDLNRHPKYKTEPCRTFHTIGFCPYGMRCHFVHNNEEEKKHSFSRSSSSSSSSSSIPQQPPSSFRSHRPPLVRQSFSFAGFPSAPQQALQPARNAYPPPATASFTRSPSASPPSCTDITDLLSHAFLEMDSAFEASPAHQFQPPMGQATALDPRSPFLPSPDSGCYPCGLSPTASPSLRQSPSANVAFSGPLGARSLSYTSLSDQDQDGSSSASSLSGSESCGGINEVNGKRLAVFSQLSVPEDATGFCI, from the exons ATGCCATCTTTCCCCCTCAACCAGTTTGCTGACCTGGAAGAGATGATGTGCAAG caatTACTGAATCTTGACTTGAGGGATCAAAACGGACCACTACCACCCCTCAGTCTGGCAATGACAACACCCGGGTGCATCGGTCAGCCACGGAGCAACCTATCGTTTTCCCTCTCGTCTCTCTCATGTCTTCCCACTGATCCTTCAGAGAGTGTATTTCTGCCCTCCAGCCAGTGGGGGCAGCAGTCAGAAAGCCCTCTGTCCTCCCAGCTTGCTAATTCCACCCAGTGGGGAAAGTCTGGCTTCCTTGCCCAGCGCTCCATCAGCATGGTAGAAACGAGCAGCACCACAGCAACGAGCCTCGACTGGCCCGGGACGGACATTTCGCAATCCCAAAGTGACATCAGTCACACTGCACTGAACAccagctcctcctcttccacctcaTCCCTTTCCTCTTCTCGCTATAAGACTGAGCTCTGTCGATCCTTTAATGAGAGTGGCCTGTGCAAGTATGGCGGAAAGTGCCAGTTTGCTCATGGGCTAGATGAGTTGCGTGATCTTAACAGACATCCAAAATATAAAACTGAGCCGTGTCGTACGTTTCACACCATCGGCTTCTGCCCCTACGGCATGCGCTGCCACTTTGTCCACAACaatgaggaagagaagaagcaCTCCTTTTCtcgctcctcctcctcatcatcctcttCCTCAAGCATTCCCCAGCAGCCACCTTCCTCATTCCGCTCGCACAGACCTCCTCTTGTCCGACAGAGCTTCAGTTTTGCTGGGTTTCCCTCTGCTCCGCAGCAAGCCCTCCAGCCTGCCCGTAATGCTTACCCTCCTCCTGCCACTGCTTCTTTCACCCGCTCTCCATCGGCGTCTCCTCCTTCCTGCACTGACATTACTGACCTCCTTTCTCATGCCTTCCTGGAGATGGACTCTGCCTTTGAGGCATCCCCTGCCCACCAGTTCCAGCCTCCCATGGGCCAGGCCACTGCATTAGATCCCCGGTCTCCATTCCTGCCTTCCCCAGACTCTGGCTGTTATCCATGTGGGCTATCTCCAACTGCCTCCCCTTCCctgaggcagagtcccagtgcGAATGTGGCCTTTTCCGGGCCCCTGGGTGCCCGATCCCTGTCCTACACCTCTCTGTCAGACCAGGACCAGGATGGAAGCAGTTCTGCTAGCTCGCTCAGTGGCTCTGAATCCTGCGGTGGCATTAATGAAGTCAATGGCAAACGCCTGGCGGTATTCAGTCAGCTGTCTGTTCCAGAGGATGCTACTGGGTTCTGCATTTAG
- the zgc:114130 gene encoding mRNA decay activator protein ZFP36L1 isoform X2: MLQLLNLDLRDQNGPLPPLSLAMTTPGCIGQPRSNLSFSLSSLSCLPTDPSESVFLPSSQWGQQSESPLSSQLANSTQWGKSGFLAQRSISMVETSSTTATSLDWPGTDISQSQSDISHTALNTSSSSSTSSLSSSRYKTELCRSFNESGLCKYGGKCQFAHGLDELRDLNRHPKYKTEPCRTFHTIGFCPYGMRCHFVHNNEEEKKHSFSRSSSSSSSSSSIPQQPPSSFRSHRPPLVRQSFSFAGFPSAPQQALQPARNAYPPPATASFTRSPSASPPSCTDITDLLSHAFLEMDSAFEASPAHQFQPPMGQATALDPRSPFLPSPDSGCYPCGLSPTASPSLRQSPSANVAFSGPLGARSLSYTSLSDQDQDGSSSASSLSGSESCGGINEVNGKRLAVFSQLSVPEDATGFCI; encoded by the exons ATGCTA caatTACTGAATCTTGACTTGAGGGATCAAAACGGACCACTACCACCCCTCAGTCTGGCAATGACAACACCCGGGTGCATCGGTCAGCCACGGAGCAACCTATCGTTTTCCCTCTCGTCTCTCTCATGTCTTCCCACTGATCCTTCAGAGAGTGTATTTCTGCCCTCCAGCCAGTGGGGGCAGCAGTCAGAAAGCCCTCTGTCCTCCCAGCTTGCTAATTCCACCCAGTGGGGAAAGTCTGGCTTCCTTGCCCAGCGCTCCATCAGCATGGTAGAAACGAGCAGCACCACAGCAACGAGCCTCGACTGGCCCGGGACGGACATTTCGCAATCCCAAAGTGACATCAGTCACACTGCACTGAACAccagctcctcctcttccacctcaTCCCTTTCCTCTTCTCGCTATAAGACTGAGCTCTGTCGATCCTTTAATGAGAGTGGCCTGTGCAAGTATGGCGGAAAGTGCCAGTTTGCTCATGGGCTAGATGAGTTGCGTGATCTTAACAGACATCCAAAATATAAAACTGAGCCGTGTCGTACGTTTCACACCATCGGCTTCTGCCCCTACGGCATGCGCTGCCACTTTGTCCACAACaatgaggaagagaagaagcaCTCCTTTTCtcgctcctcctcctcatcatcctcttCCTCAAGCATTCCCCAGCAGCCACCTTCCTCATTCCGCTCGCACAGACCTCCTCTTGTCCGACAGAGCTTCAGTTTTGCTGGGTTTCCCTCTGCTCCGCAGCAAGCCCTCCAGCCTGCCCGTAATGCTTACCCTCCTCCTGCCACTGCTTCTTTCACCCGCTCTCCATCGGCGTCTCCTCCTTCCTGCACTGACATTACTGACCTCCTTTCTCATGCCTTCCTGGAGATGGACTCTGCCTTTGAGGCATCCCCTGCCCACCAGTTCCAGCCTCCCATGGGCCAGGCCACTGCATTAGATCCCCGGTCTCCATTCCTGCCTTCCCCAGACTCTGGCTGTTATCCATGTGGGCTATCTCCAACTGCCTCCCCTTCCctgaggcagagtcccagtgcGAATGTGGCCTTTTCCGGGCCCCTGGGTGCCCGATCCCTGTCCTACACCTCTCTGTCAGACCAGGACCAGGATGGAAGCAGTTCTGCTAGCTCGCTCAGTGGCTCTGAATCCTGCGGTGGCATTAATGAAGTCAATGGCAAACGCCTGGCGGTATTCAGTCAGCTGTCTGTTCCAGAGGATGCTACTGGGTTCTGCATTTAG